Proteins encoded by one window of Enterobacter pseudoroggenkampii:
- the pgmB gene encoding beta-phosphoglucomutase, whose product MTLKAVVFDLDGVITDTAHLHFLAWHAVAEEIGITIDEVFNEQLKGISRMDSLQRILKHGGKEGTFSDEQCLALATKKNAFYVQSLASLTEDSLLPGIRDVLADIRTANVKIGLASVSLNAPGILRALGIQHAFDFCADASLIICSKPDPEIFLAACAGLNVRPEEAMGIEDAPAGVEAINAAGMLSVGIGSGLNHAGLQLDSTRELTWKCLTEFWASRTY is encoded by the coding sequence ATGACGCTTAAGGCTGTTGTATTCGATCTGGACGGTGTGATCACCGATACCGCACACCTCCATTTTTTGGCCTGGCATGCAGTGGCGGAGGAAATCGGCATCACCATCGATGAAGTGTTTAACGAACAGCTGAAGGGCATTAGCCGCATGGATTCCCTTCAGCGCATCCTGAAGCATGGCGGGAAAGAGGGAACGTTTAGCGATGAGCAGTGCCTGGCGCTGGCGACGAAGAAAAACGCGTTCTATGTCCAGTCTCTGGCGTCACTGACGGAAGATTCACTGCTTCCCGGTATTCGCGACGTGCTGGCGGATATCCGTACGGCGAACGTCAAAATTGGGCTCGCCTCCGTTTCCCTGAATGCCCCTGGCATCTTGCGCGCCCTGGGCATTCAGCACGCTTTTGATTTTTGCGCCGATGCTTCCCTCATTATCTGTTCGAAGCCTGACCCGGAGATCTTCCTCGCCGCCTGTGCTGGCCTGAATGTGCGTCCTGAAGAGGCGATGGGTATCGAAGATGCACCTGCAGGCGTTGAGGCGATCAACGCGGCGGGAATGCTATCGGTTGGGATTGGATCTGGCCTGAACCATGCGGGATTACAACTTGATTCAACGCGGGAACTGACCTGGAAATGTCTGACCGAGTTTTGGGCATCCCGGACGTATTGA
- a CDS encoding glycoside hydrolase family 65 protein has translation MLNVSVLTDPGFCPHSLNKYASIMACGNGYMGIRAAHEEDYTQQTRGMYLAGLYHQAGRNETTELINLPDITGIDVELDGVNFTLLSGEILEWQRELAFANGELHRRVVWRSPNGKRYRLESRRFVSLDQLPLVAMQLSITPLDDVTQAVLKTGIDATQTNSGRQHLDEMSVRVFDQQYMQGVYETQDRASEVVVSAFCQLSAKSDSCFTAKNRRLSVHHSLTIAKGDTVTLEKIVWVTHRSDKALSQASFARNALADLKVCAARGYDALLESSSYAWEEVWRDARVEVDSREYQDQMALDYAVWHLTTMTPAHDERSSIAAKGLTGEGYKGHVFWDTEIFLLPFHLFTRPRTARSLLRYRWLNLSGAREKARRNGWPGALFPWESAASGKEETPEFAAINIRTGTRQKVASALAEHHIVADIAWAVVAYWQATHDDAFMRNEGLTLLMETAAFWMGRATEINGRLEIHDVIGPDEYTEHVNNNAYTNYLAWHNVACARHFMAMFGREDEGFTQNASRFLARLWLPEADADGVIPQDDTFMAKPAIDLSRYKAKAGKQTILLDYSRAEVNEMQILKQADVVMLTYLLPEWFTPQQCAANLAFYEPRTIHDSSLSKAIHGIVTARCGDTEGAYAFWRDGVAIDLGDDPHSCDDGIHAAATGAIWSGVIQGFAGMQIVEGELHLAPRLPAHWRRLAFPLRWRNATLRFTYENEVLTIEASAPVTLTLWGKTLHVSGHKVCACKDFLTSVNGTATTEVHHDA, from the coding sequence ATGCTAAACGTGTCTGTATTAACCGACCCGGGCTTTTGTCCACACAGTCTGAATAAATACGCCTCTATCATGGCCTGCGGTAATGGCTACATGGGGATCCGCGCTGCGCATGAAGAAGATTACACCCAGCAAACCCGAGGCATGTATCTTGCGGGTCTCTATCATCAGGCGGGTCGTAACGAGACCACTGAGCTGATCAATCTGCCGGATATCACCGGTATTGATGTTGAGCTGGATGGCGTCAATTTCACGCTCCTGTCAGGCGAAATTCTCGAGTGGCAGCGCGAGCTGGCGTTTGCCAACGGCGAACTTCATCGCCGCGTCGTCTGGCGCTCCCCCAACGGAAAGCGCTATCGCCTGGAAAGCCGTCGTTTTGTCTCTCTGGATCAGCTGCCGCTTGTGGCCATGCAGCTTTCGATCACACCGCTTGATGATGTCACGCAGGCCGTGCTGAAAACCGGCATTGATGCAACGCAAACGAACAGCGGCAGACAGCATCTGGATGAAATGTCGGTCAGAGTGTTTGACCAGCAATACATGCAGGGCGTGTATGAAACGCAGGACCGTGCGTCAGAAGTTGTTGTTTCGGCATTTTGTCAGCTCTCTGCGAAGAGCGACAGCTGCTTCACCGCCAAAAATCGTCGTCTCAGCGTTCATCATTCGCTGACGATTGCGAAGGGTGACACTGTCACGTTAGAAAAGATCGTCTGGGTGACGCATCGCAGTGATAAAGCACTGTCGCAGGCCTCTTTCGCTCGCAACGCGCTGGCCGATCTTAAGGTCTGTGCGGCAAGAGGCTACGACGCGTTGCTTGAGAGCTCATCGTATGCCTGGGAAGAGGTCTGGCGTGACGCTCGGGTGGAAGTGGACTCTAGGGAGTATCAGGATCAGATGGCGCTGGATTACGCCGTCTGGCATTTGACCACCATGACACCTGCTCATGATGAGCGGAGCAGTATCGCCGCCAAGGGGCTGACGGGCGAGGGGTATAAAGGCCACGTCTTCTGGGATACCGAAATTTTCCTGCTGCCTTTCCATCTCTTCACGCGTCCCCGAACCGCCCGCAGCCTGCTGCGCTATCGCTGGCTTAATCTCTCAGGCGCACGGGAAAAAGCCCGTCGCAACGGCTGGCCCGGTGCGTTATTCCCATGGGAGAGCGCCGCGAGCGGCAAAGAGGAGACGCCGGAGTTCGCGGCGATCAACATCCGAACCGGCACGCGCCAGAAGGTGGCCTCTGCGCTGGCGGAACACCACATCGTGGCGGACATTGCCTGGGCCGTCGTCGCTTACTGGCAGGCGACACACGATGATGCCTTTATGCGGAATGAAGGTCTGACGCTGCTGATGGAAACCGCTGCGTTCTGGATGGGCCGCGCAACGGAAATCAATGGTCGTCTCGAAATCCATGACGTCATCGGACCGGACGAATACACCGAGCATGTGAACAACAACGCTTATACCAACTATCTGGCCTGGCATAACGTTGCCTGCGCACGCCATTTTATGGCGATGTTTGGGCGCGAGGATGAAGGTTTTACGCAGAATGCTTCACGGTTCCTGGCGCGCTTATGGCTACCAGAGGCTGACGCGGACGGTGTGATCCCCCAGGATGATACCTTCATGGCAAAACCTGCCATCGATCTGAGCCGCTACAAAGCCAAAGCGGGTAAGCAGACCATTCTGCTCGATTATTCCCGCGCGGAAGTCAACGAAATGCAGATCCTTAAGCAGGCCGATGTGGTGATGCTTACCTACCTGTTGCCGGAGTGGTTTACCCCGCAGCAGTGTGCCGCCAATCTGGCGTTTTACGAGCCCCGCACAATCCATGACTCTTCGCTGAGCAAGGCCATTCACGGCATTGTTACCGCCCGCTGCGGTGACACCGAAGGTGCCTACGCCTTCTGGCGTGATGGCGTCGCCATTGACCTTGGGGACGACCCGCACAGCTGCGATGACGGGATTCACGCTGCTGCGACCGGCGCTATCTGGTCCGGCGTCATTCAGGGCTTTGCCGGTATGCAGATAGTGGAAGGGGAACTGCACCTTGCGCCCAGGTTGCCGGCCCACTGGCGAAGACTTGCTTTCCCCCTGCGCTGGCGGAACGCAACGCTGCGCTTTACGTACGAAAACGAGGTTTTAACCATTGAAGCTTCGGCACCTGTCACGCTGACGCTGTGGGGCAAAACGCTACACGTATCGGGGCATAAAGTTTGTGCCTGTAAGGACTTTCTTACATCTGTGAATGGGACCGCTACCACGGAGGTGCACCATGACGCTTAA
- a CDS encoding Gfo/Idh/MocA family protein, whose product MSASSPLPLRVAIIGAGQVADKVHASYYATRSDVQMVAVMDSHPEQARAFAERHGIPSVWQDAREMLEAVKPDAVSVCSPNRFHFEHVMAALEAGCHVMCEKPPAMTPQEADRMRMTARKAGKVLAYDFHHRFALDTQLLREAVMKGALGEVYYTTAQALRRCGVPGWGVFTNKALQGGGPLIDIGIHMLDAAMYVLGFPAVKKVTAHGFQKLGNRKSSGQFGEWDPTQFTVEDALFGTIEFCNGGILRLDTSFALNIREQSIMNVAFCGEKAGATLFPAHIYNDEGGVLVTLTQREEADDQRHMRSMDAFVRHVLGEPVTIADAEQGLVIQQLVAALYESAETGESVTLC is encoded by the coding sequence ATGAGTGCTTCTTCACCTTTGCCTCTGCGCGTCGCCATTATTGGCGCCGGGCAGGTCGCGGACAAAGTGCATGCCTCGTATTACGCCACGCGCAGTGATGTTCAGATGGTGGCTGTCATGGACAGCCATCCTGAACAGGCTCGGGCGTTTGCGGAGCGTCATGGTATTCCCTCGGTATGGCAGGATGCGCGAGAGATGCTCGAGGCGGTTAAGCCGGATGCGGTGAGCGTCTGTTCGCCTAACCGGTTCCATTTCGAGCACGTCATGGCCGCGCTGGAAGCGGGCTGCCACGTAATGTGTGAAAAACCGCCGGCTATGACGCCGCAGGAGGCCGATAGGATGCGCATGACCGCGCGCAAGGCGGGGAAAGTGCTGGCGTATGATTTTCACCATCGTTTTGCTCTCGATACGCAGCTGCTGCGTGAGGCTGTGATGAAGGGGGCGCTGGGAGAAGTTTATTACACCACGGCCCAGGCGCTACGCCGCTGCGGGGTTCCAGGCTGGGGCGTCTTTACCAACAAAGCGCTACAGGGCGGTGGGCCTCTGATTGATATCGGTATCCATATGCTCGATGCCGCAATGTACGTGTTGGGGTTCCCGGCGGTAAAAAAGGTGACGGCACACGGCTTCCAGAAGCTGGGAAACCGTAAAAGCAGCGGCCAGTTTGGCGAGTGGGATCCCACGCAGTTTACCGTTGAGGACGCCCTCTTTGGCACCATTGAATTCTGCAACGGCGGCATTCTGCGTCTGGACACATCGTTTGCACTCAATATCCGGGAGCAATCGATCATGAACGTCGCATTCTGCGGAGAAAAGGCGGGCGCTACGCTGTTCCCAGCGCACATCTACAACGATGAAGGCGGTGTTTTAGTCACCCTTACGCAGCGTGAAGAAGCTGACGACCAGCGTCATATGCGCAGTATGGATGCCTTCGTACGGCATGTGCTGGGAGAGCCCGTCACGATAGCTGATGCGGAGCAGGGGCTGGTTATTCAGCAGCTTGTCGCCGCGCTGTATGAATCAGCAGAAACAGGGGAAAGCGTGACCTTATGCTAA
- a CDS encoding sugar phosphate isomerase/epimerase family protein, whose translation MKIATQNQAFFPTDIMEKFEYIKAMGFDGYEIDGRLLVENLAEVKAAIKATGLPVTTACGGYDGWIGDFIEERRLNGLKQIERILEALAEVGGKGIIVPAAWGMFTFRLPPMTSPRSLEGDRNTVSASLRWLDEVAARTGTTIYLEPLNRYQDHMINTLADARRYIEENGLKHVQIIGDFYHMNIEEDSLTDALHQHRNLLGHVHIADNHRYQPGSGSLDFASLFDQLRADNYQGYVVYECRVRAEDPAQAYQDSLTYLREC comes from the coding sequence ATGAAAATCGCAACGCAAAACCAGGCCTTTTTCCCGACCGATATCATGGAAAAATTCGAGTACATCAAAGCGATGGGTTTTGATGGCTATGAAATTGATGGCCGACTGCTGGTAGAAAACCTCGCCGAGGTAAAAGCGGCCATCAAAGCCACCGGTCTGCCGGTGACGACGGCCTGCGGTGGATACGATGGCTGGATTGGCGACTTCATCGAAGAACGTCGTCTGAACGGGTTAAAGCAGATTGAACGCATTCTGGAAGCGCTGGCTGAGGTGGGCGGCAAGGGCATTATCGTGCCTGCTGCCTGGGGAATGTTTACCTTCCGCCTCCCGCCAATGACCTCCCCACGCAGCCTGGAAGGAGACCGCAACACGGTAAGCGCCTCCCTGCGCTGGCTGGATGAGGTCGCGGCGCGTACCGGGACGACCATCTACCTGGAGCCGCTGAACCGCTATCAGGATCATATGATCAACACCCTTGCTGACGCGCGTCGCTATATCGAAGAGAACGGCCTGAAGCACGTGCAGATCATCGGCGATTTCTATCATATGAACATCGAAGAAGACTCGCTGACGGATGCGCTGCATCAGCACCGCAATCTGCTGGGCCATGTGCACATCGCAGATAACCACCGCTATCAGCCGGGCAGCGGTAGCCTCGATTTTGCCAGCCTGTTCGATCAGCTGCGTGCGGATAATTACCAGGGTTACGTGGTGTATGAGTGCCGTGTCCGCGCCGAGGATCCGGCGCAGGCTTATCAGGACTCCCTCACTTATTTGCGTGAATGCTAA
- a CDS encoding zinc-dependent alcohol dehydrogenase has product MKKLVATAPRVAALVEYEDRPVAVHEVKIRARFGAPKHGTEVVDFRAASPFIDEEFNAEWQMFTPRDEGSARGIEFGKFQLGNMIVGDIIECGDDVTEYQIGDSVCCYAPLQETVIVNAVNNYKLRKMPQGASWKNAVCYDPAQFAMSGVRDANVRVGDFVVVVGLGAIGQIAVQLAKKAGASVVIGVDPIEHRCEIARRHGADHCLNPIGTDVGLEIKKLTGKQGADVIIETSGYADALQSALRGLAYGGTISYVAFAKPFAEGFNLGREAHFNNAKIVFSRACSEPNPDYPRWSRKRIEETCWELLMNGYLNCEDLIDPVVTFTTSPESYMTYVDQHPELSIKMGVTF; this is encoded by the coding sequence ATGAAAAAATTAGTTGCGACAGCGCCTCGTGTGGCGGCGCTGGTGGAATATGAAGATCGTCCGGTTGCGGTTCATGAAGTGAAAATTCGCGCTCGCTTTGGCGCGCCGAAACACGGTACCGAAGTGGTGGATTTCCGCGCCGCCAGTCCGTTTATCGATGAAGAGTTCAACGCGGAGTGGCAGATGTTTACCCCGCGTGACGAGGGTTCTGCCCGCGGGATCGAATTCGGTAAGTTCCAGCTGGGCAACATGATTGTTGGCGACATTATCGAATGCGGTGATGACGTCACTGAATATCAGATCGGCGACAGCGTCTGCTGCTACGCACCGCTGCAGGAAACGGTGATCGTTAACGCGGTAAATAACTACAAGCTGCGCAAAATGCCGCAGGGTGCCTCCTGGAAAAACGCCGTTTGCTACGATCCAGCGCAGTTCGCCATGAGCGGCGTGCGTGATGCCAACGTGCGGGTCGGCGATTTTGTAGTCGTGGTGGGGCTGGGGGCGATTGGGCAGATTGCTGTCCAGCTGGCCAAAAAAGCCGGGGCGTCCGTTGTGATCGGTGTCGACCCAATCGAACACCGCTGCGAGATCGCCCGTCGTCATGGGGCAGACCACTGTCTGAACCCAATCGGCACGGATGTCGGTCTGGAAATCAAAAAGCTGACCGGGAAGCAGGGCGCGGACGTGATCATCGAAACCAGCGGCTATGCAGATGCACTGCAGTCCGCGCTGCGCGGACTTGCCTATGGCGGCACCATCTCCTACGTAGCCTTCGCAAAACCGTTCGCGGAAGGCTTTAACCTCGGCCGCGAAGCGCATTTCAACAACGCGAAGATTGTCTTCTCCCGCGCCTGCAGCGAACCCAACCCGGACTACCCGCGCTGGAGCCGCAAACGTATTGAAGAGACTTGCTGGGAACTGCTGATGAACGGCTATCTGAATTGTGAGGATCTGATTGACCCGGTCGTGACCTTCACCACCAGCCCGGAAAGCTACATGACGTATGTCGATCAGCACCCGGAACTCAGTATCAAAATGGGCGTCACTTTTTAA
- a CDS encoding carbohydrate ABC transporter permease, whose translation MATNKRVLSRIGFYLGLAVFLVITLFPFFVMLMTSFKSAKEAISLNPTILPQAWTLQHYVDIFNPLIFPFVDYFKNSMVVSLTSSVIAVFLGTLGAYALSKLRFKGRTTINASFYTVYMFSGILLVVPLFKIITALGIYDTELALIITMVTQTLPTAVFMLRSYFDTIPDEIEEAAMMDGLNRLQIIFRITVPLAISGLVSVFVYCFMVAWNDYLFASIFLSSASNFTLPVGLNTLFSTPDYIWGRMMAASLVTALPVVIMYALSERFIKSGLTAGGVKG comes from the coding sequence ATGGCAACAAATAAACGCGTACTGAGCCGCATTGGTTTTTATCTGGGGCTGGCGGTGTTTCTGGTCATCACGCTGTTCCCGTTCTTCGTGATGCTAATGACGTCATTTAAGAGTGCGAAAGAGGCAATATCGCTTAACCCGACCATATTGCCGCAGGCGTGGACGCTGCAGCATTACGTCGACATCTTTAACCCGCTGATTTTCCCGTTTGTGGACTACTTCAAAAACAGCATGGTGGTGTCGTTGACTTCCTCGGTGATTGCCGTGTTTCTCGGCACGCTGGGGGCCTACGCCTTGTCAAAACTGCGTTTTAAGGGCCGCACGACGATCAATGCGAGTTTTTACACCGTCTACATGTTCTCCGGGATATTGCTGGTGGTGCCGTTGTTCAAAATCATCACTGCCCTTGGGATCTACGACACCGAGCTGGCGCTGATTATCACCATGGTGACCCAAACGTTACCGACCGCGGTGTTCATGCTGCGCAGCTATTTCGACACCATCCCGGACGAAATCGAAGAAGCCGCGATGATGGACGGCCTGAACCGCCTGCAAATCATCTTCCGCATCACCGTGCCGCTGGCGATTTCCGGGCTCGTGTCGGTGTTTGTCTACTGCTTCATGGTGGCGTGGAACGACTACCTGTTTGCGTCCATTTTCCTGTCCAGCGCCAGCAATTTCACCTTGCCGGTCGGGCTGAACACGCTCTTTAGCACGCCAGATTATATCTGGGGTCGCATGATGGCGGCATCGCTGGTGACGGCGCTTCCGGTGGTCATCATGTACGCCCTGTCTGAACGTTTTATTAAAAGTGGTTTGACCGCCGGTGGCGTGAAGGGCTGA
- a CDS encoding carbohydrate ABC transporter permease, which produces MKTLFSGRSDMPFAMLLLAPSLILLGGLVAWPMISNIEISFLRLPLNPRIDAVFVGLDNYIRILGDAAFWHSLWMTFWYTALVVIGSTGLGLAVAIFFNREFRMRKTARSLVILSYVTPSISLVFAWKYMFNNGYGIVNYLGVDLLHLYDQAPLWFDNPGSSFVLVVLFAIWRYFPYAFISFLAILQTIDKSLYEAAEMDGANAWQRFRIVTLPAIMPVLATVVTLRTIWMFYMFADVYLLTTKVDILGVYLYKTAFAFNDLGKAAAISVVLFVIIFAVILLTRKRVNLNGNK; this is translated from the coding sequence ATGAAGACGTTGTTTTCTGGTCGTTCAGATATGCCTTTCGCCATGCTGCTGTTGGCCCCCAGCCTGATTTTGCTGGGGGGCCTAGTGGCCTGGCCAATGATTTCCAATATTGAAATCAGTTTCTTACGTCTGCCACTGAACCCGCGTATAGATGCGGTGTTCGTCGGGCTCGATAACTACATCCGCATTCTCGGGGATGCTGCTTTCTGGCACTCGCTGTGGATGACCTTCTGGTACACCGCGCTGGTGGTGATTGGCAGCACGGGGCTGGGGCTGGCTGTTGCGATCTTCTTTAACCGTGAATTCCGTATGCGGAAAACGGCGCGTTCACTGGTAATTCTGTCCTACGTTACGCCGTCCATTTCGCTGGTGTTTGCATGGAAATACATGTTCAACAACGGCTACGGCATTGTGAACTATCTGGGCGTTGACCTGCTGCATCTGTATGACCAGGCGCCGCTGTGGTTCGACAATCCTGGCAGCAGTTTTGTACTGGTGGTGCTGTTCGCCATCTGGCGTTACTTCCCGTACGCGTTCATTTCGTTCCTGGCGATTTTGCAGACCATTGATAAGTCGCTGTATGAAGCGGCGGAAATGGACGGCGCGAATGCCTGGCAGCGTTTTCGAATCGTTACGCTACCCGCGATTATGCCGGTGCTGGCAACGGTGGTGACGCTGCGCACTATCTGGATGTTCTACATGTTTGCGGATGTCTACCTGTTGACGACCAAGGTCGATATTTTGGGCGTATACCTCTACAAAACGGCATTCGCATTCAATGATTTGGGTAAAGCAGCGGCGATCTCCGTCGTGCTGTTCGTGATCATCTTCGCGGTGATTCTGCTGACCAGAAAAAGGGTAAACCTCAATGGCAACAAATAA
- a CDS encoding ABC transporter substrate-binding protein yields the protein MKMPRIVLISSLVSCALLSGCKDDKKSAVTIEFMHSSVEQERQAVITKLIEKFEKENPDITVKQVPVEEDAYNTKVITLARTGALPEVIEVSHDYAKVMDKEQLLDRKAIGEAIKAVGENTFYDGILRVVRTEDGSAWTGVPVSAWLSGVWYHKDVLAAAGIQEPHNWEQLLKASQSLNDPAKKHYGIALPTAESVMTEQAFSQFALSGGANVFDAKGNVDIDTPEMAKALAFYKALAATTMPGSNDVMEIKDAFMNGSAPMAVYSTYILPAVFQDGNPANLGFVVPTETSSAVYGMVTSLTITTGQTEDETQAAEKFVTWMEQAQNATDWVMMSPGAALPVNKLVVGTDTWKNNDVIKAFGQLPYELIAQFPNVQVFGAVGDKNFTRMGDVTGSGIISSMVHNVTVGKQDLSNTLSDSQKRLTDLISQR from the coding sequence ATGAAAATGCCCAGAATTGTGCTGATATCATCACTGGTTTCGTGCGCCCTGTTATCAGGCTGCAAGGATGACAAAAAGTCTGCTGTCACCATTGAGTTTATGCACTCATCTGTCGAGCAGGAGCGTCAGGCGGTTATCACGAAGCTGATCGAAAAATTTGAGAAAGAGAACCCCGACATCACGGTGAAACAGGTGCCGGTAGAAGAGGATGCCTACAACACCAAGGTTATTACGCTCGCCAGAACGGGCGCACTGCCTGAGGTAATTGAAGTCAGTCATGACTACGCGAAAGTCATGGACAAGGAACAGCTGCTGGATCGCAAAGCTATTGGTGAAGCCATTAAAGCGGTAGGCGAGAACACCTTCTATGACGGCATCTTGCGTGTTGTGCGTACGGAAGATGGTTCTGCCTGGACGGGGGTGCCAGTCAGTGCCTGGCTATCCGGCGTCTGGTATCACAAAGATGTGCTTGCTGCAGCGGGTATCCAGGAGCCGCATAACTGGGAACAGCTGCTGAAAGCCAGCCAGAGCCTTAACGACCCGGCCAAAAAACATTACGGCATTGCGCTGCCCACCGCGGAAAGCGTGATGACAGAGCAGGCATTCTCCCAGTTTGCGCTTTCCGGCGGCGCGAACGTTTTTGATGCCAAAGGGAACGTCGACATCGATACCCCTGAAATGGCAAAGGCCCTGGCGTTTTATAAAGCCCTGGCCGCGACCACCATGCCGGGTTCAAACGACGTCATGGAGATCAAAGATGCCTTCATGAACGGTTCTGCGCCGATGGCGGTTTACTCCACCTACATCCTGCCGGCGGTATTCCAGGATGGAAACCCTGCCAACCTGGGCTTCGTCGTCCCAACAGAAACATCTTCTGCAGTTTACGGCATGGTCACGTCGCTGACGATTACCACCGGTCAAACCGAAGATGAAACTCAGGCGGCTGAAAAGTTTGTGACCTGGATGGAGCAGGCTCAAAACGCAACCGACTGGGTCATGATGTCGCCTGGCGCGGCACTGCCGGTGAACAAGCTGGTGGTGGGCACTGATACCTGGAAAAACAACGATGTGATTAAAGCGTTTGGGCAACTGCCTTACGAACTGATTGCGCAGTTCCCAAATGTTCAGGTGTTTGGTGCCGTGGGCGACAAAAACTTCACCCGCATGGGCGATGTAACCGGGTCCGGCATCATCAGTTCCATGGTGCATAACGTCACGGTAGGTAAACAAGATCTCAGCAACACGCTTAGTGACAGCCAGAAGCGACTGACTGATCTGATTTCACAACGATAG
- a CDS encoding sugar phosphorylase: MENEMKAKIKELINLVYGVTFSEAQFKVLMENIGKAASVITEKRKTGWDEKDVVLITYADQFSAKGEKALPVFTRFYNKWLSQSFSHVHLLPFYPWSSDDGFSVIDYHEVAPETGTWRDVAELKQSTSLMFDFVCNHMSSKSKWFSNYLKQTPGYDDFFISVDPETDLSAVTRPRALPLLTPFTLHDGSVRHLWTTFSEDQVDLNFASPQVLIAMVDVLLHYLIEGARYIRLDAVGFMWKIPGTNCIHLEQTHQLIQLFRAITEAVAPGTVIITETNVPHKDNVAYFGDGENEAQMVYQFSLPPLVLHAVHCQDVRTLSQWAASLRLPSTKTTWFNFLASHDGIGLNPLRGILPESEILSLVEKLQAEGALVNWKNNPDGTRSPYEINVTYLDALSTRDSLDSHRIARFILAHAVLLSFPGVPAVYIQSILGSRNDYAGVERLGYNRAINREKYIAGQIDSVLEDKNSLRSQVYCALSQLIALRRAEKAFHPDSEAYFSASGEHVLKIVRVADCGEKITALFNFSDGIQTVESDIQSGTELIAGKDITDKTLTLYPWQVLWIKEN, from the coding sequence ATGGAAAATGAAATGAAGGCAAAAATTAAAGAACTCATTAATCTTGTTTATGGGGTAACGTTTTCTGAAGCCCAGTTTAAGGTGCTGATGGAAAATATTGGAAAGGCCGCTTCTGTTATTACAGAGAAGCGTAAAACGGGATGGGATGAAAAAGATGTTGTTCTGATTACCTATGCCGATCAGTTTTCAGCGAAAGGGGAGAAGGCGCTGCCGGTTTTTACACGTTTTTATAACAAATGGCTTTCCCAATCTTTTTCTCATGTCCATCTTTTGCCTTTTTATCCATGGTCTTCGGACGACGGATTTTCTGTTATTGATTATCATGAGGTTGCGCCTGAAACGGGTACGTGGCGAGATGTAGCTGAATTAAAACAGTCCACCAGCTTAATGTTCGATTTCGTCTGCAACCACATGTCATCCAAAAGTAAATGGTTCTCTAATTATCTGAAGCAAACGCCTGGCTATGATGATTTCTTTATTTCTGTCGATCCTGAAACAGATTTATCCGCGGTGACGCGTCCGCGTGCCTTACCGCTTCTTACACCTTTCACGCTGCATGATGGCAGCGTGCGACACCTGTGGACCACCTTCAGCGAGGACCAGGTTGATCTTAACTTTGCCTCTCCGCAGGTGCTGATCGCGATGGTGGACGTGTTGCTGCATTACCTGATTGAAGGGGCGCGATACATTCGTCTGGATGCTGTGGGCTTCATGTGGAAAATACCCGGAACAAACTGCATCCACCTTGAGCAAACCCACCAGCTTATCCAGCTTTTCCGCGCTATCACTGAAGCTGTCGCCCCGGGGACGGTGATTATCACCGAGACGAACGTTCCGCATAAAGATAACGTCGCTTACTTCGGTGACGGTGAAAATGAAGCGCAGATGGTTTATCAGTTCTCTTTGCCGCCGCTGGTATTGCATGCGGTGCATTGTCAGGACGTCCGGACGCTGAGCCAGTGGGCAGCGTCGCTGAGGCTGCCTTCGACGAAAACCACCTGGTTTAACTTCCTGGCCTCGCATGATGGGATTGGTCTGAATCCGTTGCGCGGAATTTTACCTGAGTCGGAAATCCTCTCTCTTGTGGAGAAACTTCAGGCTGAAGGGGCGTTGGTTAACTGGAAAAATAACCCGGATGGTACACGCAGTCCTTATGAAATTAATGTGACCTATCTGGATGCATTAAGTACACGTGACAGTCTTGATAGCCATCGGATTGCCCGGTTTATTCTGGCGCATGCCGTCCTCTTAAGTTTCCCCGGCGTGCCCGCGGTTTATATCCAGAGTATTCTCGGCTCGCGTAATGATTATGCAGGTGTTGAACGTCTGGGATACAACCGCGCGATAAATCGTGAAAAATACATTGCAGGACAAATTGATAGCGTGCTTGAAGATAAAAATAGCCTGCGCTCTCAGGTCTATTGCGCATTAAGCCAGTTAATCGCGCTGCGTCGGGCGGAAAAAGCATTCCATCCTGACAGTGAAGCTTATTTTAGTGCGTCAGGTGAGCATGTATTAAAAATCGTTCGCGTGGCGGATTGTGGCGAAAAAATAACGGCGCTGTTTAATTTCAGCGATGGCATTCAAACGGTGGAGTCCGATATTCAATCCGGAACGGAGTTGATTGCCGGAAAAGATATTACAGATAAAACGCTGACCCTATATCCATGGCAGGTGTTGTGGATTAAAGAAAACTAA